A single genomic interval of Camelina sativa cultivar DH55 chromosome 11, Cs, whole genome shotgun sequence harbors:
- the LOC104725168 gene encoding probable cysteine protease RD21B has translation MGFVKLSPMILLLAMIGVSYAMDMSIISYDEKHHITTTTVTSRSDAEVERIYDAWLVEHGKKKMNQNNVLGAEKDQRFEIFKDNLRFIDEHNTKNLSYKLGLNRFADLTNQEYRSMYLGAKPSKRVLKTSDRYEARVGDSLPGSVDWRKEGAVADVKDQGSCGSCWAFSTIGAVEGINKIVTGDLISLSEQELVDCDTSYNQGCNGGLMDYAFEFIIKNGGIDTEQDYPYKASDGRCDQNRKNAKVVTIDSYEDVPENSEASLKKALAHQPISVAIEAGGRAFQLYSSGVFDGICGTELDHGVVAVGYGTENGKDYWIVRNSWGNRWGESGYIKMARNIAEPTGKCGIAMEASYPIKKGQNPPNPGPSPPSPIKPPTQCDKYFSCPESNTCCCLFKYGKYCFGWGCCPEEAATCCDDNSSCCPHDYPVCDTNRGACLKSKNSSLSVKALKRTHAIPFWAKSRKHIA, from the exons atGGGATTCGTAAAGTTATCTCCGATGATTCTTCTCTTAGCCATGATCGGCGTTTCATATGCCATGGACATGTCTATCATCTCATACGACGAGAAACACcacatcaccaccaccaccgtgaCAAGCCGTAGCGACGCGGAGGTTGAGAGAATCTACGACGCGTGGTTGGTGGAacatgggaagaagaagatgaaccagAATAACGTTCTTGGTGCAGAGAAGGATCAACGGTTCGAGATCTTTAAAGACAACCTCCGTTTCATCGATGAACATAACACCAAAAACCTCAGTTATAAACTCGGTTTAAACCGGTTCGCTGATTTGACCAACCAAGAGTACCGATCTATGTACCTTGGTGCTAAACCGAGCAAGAGGGTTTTGAAAACCAGTGATCGGTATGAGGCGCGTGTTGGTGACTCCCTTCCTGGTTCCGTTGACTGGAGAAAAGAAGGTGCCGTCGCCGATGTTAAAGATCAAGGAAGCTGCG GGAGTTGTTGGGCGTTCTCGACTATTGGAGCCGTGGAAGGAATAAACAAGATCGTGACAGGAGATTTAATCTCTTTGTCTGAACAAGAATTGGTTGATTGTGACACATCGTATAACCAAGGTTGTAATGGAGGTTTGATGGACTATGCCTTTGAGTTTATCATCAAAAATGGTGGTATTGATACCGAACAGGATTATCCATACAAGGCTTCTGATGGTCGTTGTGATCAGAACAGG AAAAATGCAAAGGTTGTCACAATTGATTCTTACGAGGATGTGCCTGAGAACAGCGAGGCGTCTTTAAAGAAAGCATTGGCTCACCAGCCTATTAGTGTCGCCATTGAAGCTGGTGGTCGCGCTTTCCAGCTCTACTCTTCG GGTGTATTTGATGGAATCTGTGGGACAGAGCTAGACCACGGAGTTGTGGCTGTGGGTTACGGAACTGAGAACGGAAAGGACTACTGGATTGTGAGAAACTCATGGGGAAACAGATGGGGAGAGAGCGGATACATAAAGATGGCACGTAACATCGCAGAGCCAACTGGAAAGTGTGGTATCGCGATGGAGGCTTCGTATCCAATCAAGAAAGGTCAGAACCCGCCAAACCCTGGCCCTTCGCCGCCATCTCCCATTAAGCCACCAACTCAGTGTGACAAATATTTCTCTTGCCCTGAGAGCAACACTTGTTGTTGTCTCTTCAAGTACGGTAAGTACTGCTTCGGTTGGGGATGTTGCCCGGAAGAAGCTGCTACTTGCTGTGATGATAACTCTAGCTGCTGTCCTCATGACTACCCGGTTTGTGACACTAACCGTGGAGCCTGTTTGAAG AGCAAGAACAGTTCGTTGAGCGTGAAGGCTCTCAAGCGTACACACGCAATACCGTTCTGGGCAAAGAGCAGAAAGCACATTGCTTAA
- the LOC104725169 gene encoding uncharacterized protein LOC104725169, with translation MAHSLSFISTNLNCLVLNHQWQSFGTSVLSPSKCKRKIARRVRALQETEGGPTPRRLIDIIRSVPEISRNYFKKPSRRTLFGGISLLGGFYVAQTISLSFGALGVNDVIAAVLCVLLTEYVTRFYYSRTTVTFPIALLNNFKMGFTYGLFIDAFKLAS, from the coding sequence ATGGCACATTCTTTGAGTTTCATCTCCACCAACTTGAACTGTTTAGTCCTTAATCATCAGTGGCAGAGTTTTGGAACGTCTGTGTTGTCGCCATCTAAATGTAAGAGGAAAATTGCAAGAAGGGTTAGAGCTTTGCAAGAGACTGAAGGTGGTCCAACTCCAAGAAGATTGATCGACATTATAAGATCCGTTCCTGAAATCTCTAGGAATTACTTCAAGAAGCCATCAAGGAGAACGCTTTTCGGGGGAATCTCGTTGTTAGGTGGGTTCTATGTCGCGCAGACTATCTCTCTGTCGTTTGGTGCTTTGGGTGTGAACGATGTTATTGCTGCGGTTTTGTGTGTTCTTTTGACAGAGTATGTGACTAGGTTCTACTATAGTCGTACCACGGTGACGTTTCCGATTGCTCTACTTAATAATTTCAAGATGGGTTTCACTTATGGTCTCTTCATTGACGCGTTCAAGCTGGCTAGCTAA
- the LOC104725170 gene encoding probable inactive receptor kinase At5g67200, with the protein MLLRCNLPISGFLFFCFFFTIVASSSSSNRTNLKRVFHHQHDVSALVRFKYKADLWNKINTSSHFCQWWGVTCYGNRVVRLVIEDLYLGGQLVPDSVDRLDQLRVLSLQNTSLTGPIPDLSGLGNLKSLFLDHNSFSGSFPLSVLALHRLRTLDFSSNNLTGLIPPGLALSGRLNYLRLDSNRFSGPIPALNQSSLHTFNVSINNLTGAVPVTAVLLRFGISSFLKNPNLCGEIVHKECNPRPKFFSPVTSPPPPPAKKIGQIAQIGGMGLSRPNHGKHSRFVVILAFISGAFILFISIACLIGAVKRRRRDKNEQSKTGKESTAVVTFDAAETAEVAAAIEQESEIEEKVKKLQATKSGSLVFCAGEAHVYTMDQLMTASAELLGRGTVGTTYKALLDSRLIVTVKRLDAIRLAGVGRDKFERHMESVGALGHPNLVPLRAYFQAKEERLLIYDYLPNGSVSSLVHGTKSSRATPLHWTSCLKIAEDVAQGLSYIHQTWQLVHGNLKSSNVLLGPDFEACIADYCLIALATNPPLASSGDGQEDVDAAAYKAPEARHKSLNYQSVKADVYAFGILLLELLTGKQPSKIPVLTLDGMMEWVRKVREEGEKKSGNWREDRDKFGMLTEVAVACSLTSPEQRPTMWQVLKMLQEIKEAAVMEECELVMDSTNSGSS; encoded by the exons ATGCTTCTTCGTTGTAACTTACCCATTTCTgggttccttttcttttgtttcttcttcaccattgttgcttcttcttcttcctcaaaccGCACAAATTTAAAACGAGTGTTTCATCATCAACACGACGTTTCTGCTTTGGTACGTTTCAAATACAAAGCTGATCTGTGGAACAAGATAAACACGAGCTCTCACTTCTGTCAATGGTGGGGTGTTACGTGCTATGGAAACAGAGTGGTTCGTTTGGTCATTGAAGATCTTTATCTCGGAGGTCAACTCGTTCCTGACTCAGTCGATAGACTCGACCAGCTCCGTGTTCTCAGTCTTCAAAATACTTCCTTAACCGGACCTATACCGGATCTTTCCGGTTTAGGTAATCTCAAATCGTTATTTCTCGATCACAACTCTTTCTCCGGTTCGTTTCCTCTCTCGGTTCTCGCACTTCACCGGTTAAGAACTCTCGATTTCTCCTCCAACAACCTCACCGGTCTAATTCCACCCGGTTTAGCTCTTTCCGGCCGGTTGAACTACCTTCGTCTCGATTCGAACCGGTTTAGTGGTCCAATCCCAGCTCTTAACCAGTCCTCGCTTCATACATTCAACGTTTCGATTAACAACTTAACCGGTGCTGTACCGGTAACCGCCGTGTTATTACGGTTCGGTATTTCGTCAtttctcaaaaaccctaatctctgcGGTGAGATCGTTCACAAAGAATGCAATCCAAGACCCAAGTTCTTCAGTCCGGTGACGTCGCCACCGCCACCACCGGCCAAAAAGATCGGTCAAATCGCGCAAATCGGAGGAATGGGACTATCCCGGCCAAATCACGGCAAACATTCACGATTCGTGGTGATCCTAGCGTTTATATCCGGCGCATTTATCCTCTTCATCTCCATCGCGTGCCTAATCGGCGCCGTGAAGAGACGACGGAGAGACAAAAACGAGCAGTCAAAAACAGGAAAAGAATCAACGGCGGTTGTCACATTCGACGCTGCGGAGACGGCGGAAGTAGCGGCGGCGATAGAGCAAGAGAGTGAGATCGAGGAGAAAGTGAAGAAGCTACAAGCGACAAAAAGCGGGAGTTTAGTATTCTGTGCGGGTGAGGCGCACGTGTATACGATGGACCAGCTAATGACAGCGTCGGCTGAGTTATTGGGTAGAGGAACAGTTGGGACCACCTACAAGGCGTTGCTTGACAGCCGTTTGATCGTGACGGTTAAGAGATTAGACGCCATTAGATTAGCGGGTGTAGGAAGAGATAAATTTGAGCGTCACATGGAATCAGTTGGTGCTTTGGGGCATCCGAATTTGGTTCCACTCAGAGCTTATTTTCAAGCTAAGGAAGAGAGGCTTTTGATTTATGATTATTTGCCAAATGGCAGTGTCTCGTCTCTTGTCCACG GTACGAAATCGTCAAGGGCAACACCATTGCACTGGACATCTTGCTTGAAGATAGCAGAAGACGTGGCTCAAGGTCTATCCTACATCCACCAAACATGGCAGCTTGTTCACGGCAATCTCAAATCCTCTAATGTCCTTCTTGGACCGGACTTCGAAGCTTGTATTGCCGATTACTGTCTCATTGCTCTTGCAACAAACCCTCCTTTAGCATCCAGTGGTGATGGTCAAGAAGACGTCGATGCAGCGGCTTATAAAGCCCCTGAAGCTCGACACAAGAGTTTAAATTACCAATCTGTTAAAGCTGATGTTTACGCATTTGGGATTCTTCTCTTGGAGCTTTTGACAGGGAAGCAACCTTCGAAGATTCCGGTTTTGACGTTAGATGGGATGATGGAATGGGTTAGGAAAGTGAGAGAAGAAGGTGAGAAGAAGAGTGGGAATTGGAGAGAGGATAGGGACAAATTTGGGATGTTGACTGAAGTCGCGGTGGCTTGTAGCTTAACATCGCCGGAGCAGAGGCCTACGATGTGGCAAGTTTTGAAAATGTTGCAAGAGATTAAAGAAGCGGCTGTGATGGAAGAGTGTGAACTTGTTATGGATTCTACtaattctggaagctcctaA
- the LOC104725171 gene encoding 60S ribosomal protein L14-2, whose amino-acid sequence MVFKRYVEIGRVALVNYGEDHGKLVVIVDVVDQNRALVDAPDMERIQMNFKRLSLTDIVIDINRVPKKKALIEAMEKADVKNKWENSSWGRKLIVQKRRANLNDFDRFKIMLAKIKKAGVVRQELAKLKKEITA is encoded by the exons ATG GTTTTCAAGAGGTACGTTGAGATAGGGCGCGTCGCACTTGTGAACTACGGTGAAGATCATGGAAAGCTCGTCGTCATCGTCGACGTCGTTGACCAGAACAGA gCTTTAGTGGATGCCCCTGATATGGAGAGGATCCAGATGAACTTCAAGAGGTTGTCTCTTACCGATATCGTGATTGACATTAACCGAGTGCCTAAGAAGAAGGCTTTGATTGAGGCAATGGAGAAGGCTG ATGTGAAGAACAAATGGGAGAATAGCTCATGGGGTAGGAAGCTTATCGTGCAGAAACGTAGGGCTAACCTCAATGATTTCGATAGGTTCAAGATTATGTTGGCCAAAATCAAG AAAGCTGGTGTTGTCAGGCAAGAGCTTGCTAAACTTAAGAAGGAGATCACTGCTTAA
- the LOC104725172 gene encoding 26S protease regulatory subunit 10B homolog A-like has translation MADVDESARRRTAAVSDYRKKLLQHKELESRVRTARENLRGAKKEFNKTEDDLKSLQSVGQIIGEVLRPLDNERLIVKASSGPRYVVGCRSKVDKEKLTSGTRVVLDMTTLTIMRALPREVDPVVYNMLHEDPGNISYSAVGGLGDQIRELRESIELPLMNPELFLRVGIKPPKGVLLYGPPGTGKTLLARAIASNIDANFLKVVSSAIIDKYIGESARLIREMFNYAREHQPCIIFMDEIDAIGGRRFSEGTSADREIQRTLMELLNQLDGFDNLGKVKMIMATNRPDVLDPALLRPGRLDRKIEIPLPNEQSRMDILKIHAAGIAKHGEIDYEAIVKLAEGFNGADLRNICTEAGMFAIRAERDYVIHEDFMKAVRKLSEAKKLESSSHYNADFGKE, from the exons ATGGCCGACGTTGACGAATCTGCTAGACGCCGTACCGCGGCTGTCTCCGATTACCGGAAAAAGCTCCTCCAGCATAAGGAACTCGAATCCCGTGTTCGAACAG CTAGGGAGAATTTAAGAGGAGCTAAAAAGGAATTCAACAAAACTGAGGATGATCTCAAGTCTCTTCAAAGTGTTGGCCAGATTATTGGAGAAGTGCTTCGACCTCTGGATAATGAAAGAT tGATTGTCAAAGCGAGCAGTGGTCCTCGTTATGTGGTGGGTTGCCGAAGCAAAGTTGATAAGGAAAAGCTAACCTCGGGAACTCGAGTTGTTCTGGATATGACAACACTAACAATAATGCGAGCCCTTCCCCGAGAA GTTGATCCTGTTGTGTATAACATGCTTCACGAAGACCCAGGCAACATTAGCTACTCTGCCGTAGGCGGGTTAGGTGATCAGATCAGAGAACTCAGGGAATCTATTGAACTACCTCTCATGAATCCTGAACTTTTCCTCAGAGTAGGAATCAAACCTCCAAAG GGTGTCCTTCTTTATGGACCTCCGGGTACTGGAAAAACTCTACTAGCTAGGGCCATAGCGAGCAATATTGATGCCAACTTCTTGAAG GTTGTATCTAGTGCAATCATAGACAAATACATTGGAGAAAGTGCTAGGCTGATTCGGGAGATGTTCAACTATGCCCGTGAACACCAG CCTTGTATCATTTTCATGGATGAAATCGATGCTATTGGTGGGCGTCGTTTTAGTGAGGGAACTAGTGCTGATCGTGAAATTCAGAGAACACTAATGGAGTTACTCAATCAGCTTGATGGGTTTGACAACCTCGGAAAG GTGAAAATGATAATGGCCACAAACAGGCCAGATGTGCTTGATCCTGCGCTTCTCCGTCCGGGTAGGTTAGACAGAAAGATTGAGATTCCTTTGCCAAATGAGCAATCAAGAATGGATATTCTCAAGATCCATGCAGCTGGAATCGCCAAACATGGTGAAATTGATTACGAGGCTATTGTCAAACTTGCTGag GGTTTCAATGGTGCTGATCTCCGTAACATATGCACGGAAGCCGGAATGTTTGCCATCCGAGCAGAGAGGGACTATGTGATCCATGAAGATTTCATGAAG GCTGTAAGGAAGCTCAGTGAGGCCAAGAAACTCGAGTCGAGCTCGCACTATAACGCTGATTTTGGAAAAGAATGA